The Glycine soja cultivar W05 chromosome 3, ASM419377v2, whole genome shotgun sequence genome window below encodes:
- the LOC114407828 gene encoding rho GTPase-activating protein 3-like: MTRLFRSKSCGLVEFNAAPPSPLFHDVKSEDEYNEEEEEEEEELDSDDDDEDADEDDDVSSNHVSTPFMNPGSKGHGCQSNQFAILDILVAALKKSLVTCSVEREDVSSLDISWPTEVRHVSHVTFDRFNGFLGLPSELEPEVSKRVPSASAKVFGVSAKSMQCSYDERGNSVPTILLMMQKRLYSEGGLKAEGIFRINADNSQEEFVRDQLNRGLVPLGIDVHCLSGLIKAWFRELPTGVLDSLTPEQVMHCNTEEDCTNLMKLLPSTEAALLDWAINLMADVVEHEQFNKMNARNIAMVFAPNMTQMADPLTALIHAVQVMNFLKTLILKTLRERDKSIAKARQLSSLLDSPSCKGDSHPMEVNNKEESCDEETCTPKPPMKSKFSRTSTLGRIEWCIEEKLWRSEEKGNGVVGEFESVLGSSSPSRYENGPLENRYRGIYDSEHWVKLRNGVRRLCRHPVFQLSKPTKKRASLGVVNTREGGGEALA; encoded by the exons ATGACTCGGCTATTTCGATCCAAGTCTTGCGGACTGGTCGAGTTCAACGCTGCTCCACCCAGTCCACTTTTCCATGATGTGAAAAGCGAGGATGAAtacaatgaagaagaggaagaagaagaagaagaattggacagtgatgatgatgatgaggatgCAGACGAAGATGATGATGTTTCGAGCAACCATGTTTCAACGCCGTTCATGAATCCAGGGTCAAAAGGGCATGGCTGCCAATCGAACCAGTTTGCGATATTGGATATTTTGGTGGCTGCGTTGAAGAAGTCGTTGGTAACTTGCAGTGTGGAAAGAGAGGATGTTTCTTCGTTGGATATTAGCTGGCCAACAGAGGTGCGCCATGTCTCGCATGTTACCTTCGATAGGTTCAATGGCTTTCTCGGTTTGCCCTCTGAGCTCGAGCCCGAGGTTTCCAAGAGGGTTCCCAGTGCCAG TGCAAAGGTATTTGGAGTTTCTGCAAAGTCAATGCAGTGCTCTTATGATGAAAGGGGGAACAGTGTCCCAACGATTCTGCTGATGATGCAAAAGCGATTGTATTCAGAGGGAGGCCTTAAA GCGGAAGGAATATTCCGAATTAATGCTGATAACAGCCAAGAAGAATTTGTGCGTGATCAGCTAAACAGAGGTCTGGTACCACTTGGAATTGACGTTCATTGTTTATCTGGTTTAATAAAG GCTTGGTTTAGAGAGCTTCCAACGGGGGTACTTGATTCCCTCACCCCCGAACAGGTGATGCATTGCAACACAGAAGAGGATTGCACCAATCTTATGAAGTTGCTTCCTTCAACTGAAGCTGCATTGCTTGACTGGGCAATCAATTTGATGGCAGACGTTGTTGAACATGAACAGTTCAACAAAATGAATGCTCGCAATATTGCCATGGTTTTTGCGCCCAACATGACACAG ATGGCGGACCCTTTGACTGCATTGATTCATGCAGTGCAAGTGATGAACTTTCTCAAGACATTGATTCTGAAGACCCTTCGAGAAAGAGATAAATCAATTGCCAAGGCAAGACAGCTTTCATCACTCTTAGATTCTCCCTCATGCAAAGGTGATTCCCATCCTATGGAAGTTAATAACAAGGAGGAATCTTGTGATGAAGAAACTTGTACCCCAAAGCCACCTATGAAAAGCAAGTTCTCAAGGACTTCTACCTTGGGAAGAATAGAATGGTGTATTGAAGAGAAACTTTGGAGATCTGAGGAAAAGGGAAATGGAGTTGTTGGGGAATTTGAATCTGTTTTGGGTAGTAGCTCACCTTCTAGATATGAGAATGGTCCATTAGAGAATAGGTATAGAGGTATATATGACAGTGAACATTGGGTGAAATTGAGAAATGGAGTGCGCAGGCTATGCAGACACCCTGTATTTCAATTGAGCAAGCCCACTAAGAAGCGTGCAAGTCTTGGTGTTGTAAATACTAGGGAAGGAGGTGGAGAGGCTTTGGCCTAA
- the LOC114407829 gene encoding probable protein S-acyltransferase 12, with product MRGEKEGVVAWDIWKRLFPARRSRSGWLPNIRMGNNINLFKLCSGLRVLGYLMILLFGAIVALTYYAVVFITWGPLLFFSSPLRIPSFFILLLFHTLLLLLTWSYLMVLLNDPGPVPLNWIHLGSDSDPTSSPSYCSRCQNGKPPRCHHCSICQRCVLKMDHHCIWVVNCVGARNYKYFLLFLLYTFLETVLDCLALVPSFIRFFAGSNNHSLSPGGFAVIFLASILNLAFALSLLCFVVMHASLLLSNTTSVEVHEKKKGVRWMYDLGWKRNFEQVFGTKKALWLFPLFSKEDLDNIPALRGIEFPTRSDVDV from the exons ATGAGAGGAGAGAAGGAGGGCGTCGTGGCTTGGGATATTTGGAAGCGCTTATTCCCGGCACGAAGAAGCAGGTCGGGTTGGCTCCCAAACATAAGAATGGGAAACAACATAAACCTGTTTAAGCTCTGCTCTGGCCTCAGAGTCCTTGGCTACTTGATGATCCTCTTGTTCGGTGCTATTGTTGCCCTAACTTACTACGCCGTCGTTTTCATCACATGGGGCCCTCTCCTCTTCTTCAGCTCCCCTCTCCGCATCCCCTCCTTCTtcatcctcctcctcttccacaccctcctcctcctcttaaCTTGGTCCTACCTCATGGTCCTTCTCAACGATCCCGGCCCCGTTCCTCTCAATTGGATCCATCTTGGCTCCGATTCGGATCCAACATCCTCCCCCTCTTATTGTTCTCGTTGCCAGAATGGGAAGCCTCCTCGTTGCCACCACTGCTCTATTTGCCAAAGGTGCGTTCTCAAGATGGACCATCATTGCATCTGGGTCGTCAATTGTGTTGGGGCACGTAACTACAAGTACTTTCTCCTCTTCTTG CTCTATACATTCCTCGAGACTGTCCTGGATTGCCTAGCTCTGGTTCCTAGTTTTATCAGGTTCTTTGCTGGATCCAACAATCATTCTTTGTCTCCTGGGGGCTTTGCAGTCATCTTTTTGGCTTCTA TTCTTAATTTAGCCTTCGCCCTCAGTCTTCTTTGTTTCGTTGTCATGCATGCATCTCTTCTGTTAAGCAACACAACTTCAGTTGAG gttcatgaaaagaaaaaaggagttAGGTGGATGTACGACCTGGGCTGGAAGAGGAATTTTGAGCAG GTTTTTGGCACTAAGAAGGCCCTATGGTTGTTTCCATTGTTTTCAAAAGAGGATTTAGACAACATACCTGCACTAAGGGGCATTGAGTTCCCTACACGTTCGGATGTTGATGTATGA
- the LOC114407830 gene encoding CBL-interacting serine/threonine-protein kinase 9-like isoform X2, whose translation MSSMKVAKGRILVGKYELGKTIGEGSFAKVKFARNVQNGNYVAIKILDRKHVLRLNMMEQLMKEISTMKLINHPNVVRILEVLASKTKIYIVLEFVDGGELFDKIAANGRLKEDEARNYFQQLINAVDYCHSRGVYHRDLKPENLLDSNGVLKVSDFGLSTYSQKEDELLHTACGTPNYVAPEVLNDRGYVGSTSDIWSCGVILFVLMAGYLPFDEPTHMALYKKRIKIPELLEDEWFKKGYKPTSFTEEEDLNVDDVVVAFNESNENLVTERKEKPVSMNAFELICRSQSFNLDSLFEKQTGQVKQETSFTSQCPANEIMFKIEEAAKPLGFNVHKRNYKMKLQGDKSGRKGHLSVATEVFEVAPSVHMVELRKTGGDTLEFHKFYKIFSSGLQDIVWHDTEGKKNMKN comes from the exons ATGAGCAGCATGAAGGTAGCGAAAGGGCGTATCCTGGTTGGTAAATACGAGTTGGGAAAAACAATTGGAGAGGGAAGCTTTGCCAAGGTGAAGTTCGCCAGGAACGTCCAGAACGGTAACTATGTCGCCATCAAAATCCTCGACCGTAAACATGTCCTCCGCCTCAACATGATGGAACAGCTCATGAAAGAAATATCAACCATGAAGTTAATCAATCACCCCAACGTTGTTAGAATACTTGAG GTGTTGGCAAGCAAAACAAAGATTTACATTGTTCTGGAGTTTGTTGATGGGGGAGAACTATTTGACAAAATT GCTGCAAATGGAAGACTTAAAGAAGATGAAGCAAGAAATTATTTCCAACAGCTTATTAATGCTGTTGATTACTGCCATAGTAGAGGCGTGTATCACAGAGATTTGAAG CCTGAGAATCTTCTAGACTCAAATGGTGTCCTTAAAGTTTCAGATTTTGGTTTGAGTACATACTCACAGAAA GAGGATGAACTGCTCCACACTGCATGTGGAACCCCAAATTATGTTGCACCTGAG GTGCTTAATGATAGAGGTTATGTTGGTTCTACATCTGATATTTGGTCTTGTGGAGTCATTCTCTTTGTACTTATGGCTGGGTACTTGCCTTTTGATGAACCAACTCATATGGCTCTGTACAAAAAA aggataAAAATTCCTGAGCTCTTAGAAGATGAATGGTTCAAAAAAGGATACAAGCCAACATCCTTCACTGAGGAAGAGGATCTAAATGTAGATGATGTAGTCGTTGCTTTCAATGAGTCTAAT GAAAATCTAGTGacagagagaaaagagaaacccGTCTCCATGAATGCTTTTGAGCTCATTTGTAGGTCACAAAGTTTCAATCTTGACAGTTTGTTTGAGAAGCAAACG GGTCAAGTAAAGCAAGAAACAAGTTTTACTTCACAGTGCCCTGCAAATGAAATTATGTTTAAAATCGAGGAAGCAGCCAAGCCACTGGGCTTTAATGTACACAAGCGAAATTATAAG ATGAAGTTGCAAGGTGACAAGAGTGGGAGGAAGGGTCACCTTTCAGTGGCTACTGAG GTTTTTGAAGTGGCGCCATCCGTGCATATGGTGGAGCTGCGAAAGACAGGGGGTGATACATTAGAGTTTCATAAG TTCTACAAAATATTCTCATCAGGGTTGCAAGACATAGTGTGGCATGAtactgaaggaaaaaaaaatatgaagaattAA
- the LOC114407830 gene encoding CBL-interacting serine/threonine-protein kinase 9-like isoform X3 gives MSSMKVAKGRILVGKYELGKTIGEGSFAKVKFARNVQNGNYVAIKILDRKHVLRLNMMEQLMKEISTMKLINHPNVVRILEVLASKTKIYIVLEFVDGGELFDKIAANGRLKEDEARNYFQQLINAVDYCHSRGVYHRDLKPENLLDSNGVLKVSDFGLSTYSQKEDELLHTACGTPNYVAPEVLNDRGYVGSTSDIWSCGVILFVLMAGYLPFDEPTHMALYKKIGRAEFSCPSWFSPQAKKLLKHILDPNPLTRIKIPELLEDEWFKKGYKPTSFTEEEDLNVDDVVVAFNESNENLVTERKEKPVSMNAFELICRSQSFNLDSLFEKQTGQVKQETSFTSQCPANEIMFKIEEAAKPLGFNVHKRNYKMKLQGDKSGRKGHLSVATEDSNLAYK, from the exons ATGAGCAGCATGAAGGTAGCGAAAGGGCGTATCCTGGTTGGTAAATACGAGTTGGGAAAAACAATTGGAGAGGGAAGCTTTGCCAAGGTGAAGTTCGCCAGGAACGTCCAGAACGGTAACTATGTCGCCATCAAAATCCTCGACCGTAAACATGTCCTCCGCCTCAACATGATGGAACAGCTCATGAAAGAAATATCAACCATGAAGTTAATCAATCACCCCAACGTTGTTAGAATACTTGAG GTGTTGGCAAGCAAAACAAAGATTTACATTGTTCTGGAGTTTGTTGATGGGGGAGAACTATTTGACAAAATT GCTGCAAATGGAAGACTTAAAGAAGATGAAGCAAGAAATTATTTCCAACAGCTTATTAATGCTGTTGATTACTGCCATAGTAGAGGCGTGTATCACAGAGATTTGAAG CCTGAGAATCTTCTAGACTCAAATGGTGTCCTTAAAGTTTCAGATTTTGGTTTGAGTACATACTCACAGAAA GAGGATGAACTGCTCCACACTGCATGTGGAACCCCAAATTATGTTGCACCTGAG GTGCTTAATGATAGAGGTTATGTTGGTTCTACATCTGATATTTGGTCTTGTGGAGTCATTCTCTTTGTACTTATGGCTGGGTACTTGCCTTTTGATGAACCAACTCATATGGCTCTGTACAAAAAA ATTGGCAGGGCAGAATTCTCTTGTCCATCATGGTTTTCGCCACAGGCAAAGAAATTGCTAAAACACATTCTTGACCCAAACCCTCTAACG aggataAAAATTCCTGAGCTCTTAGAAGATGAATGGTTCAAAAAAGGATACAAGCCAACATCCTTCACTGAGGAAGAGGATCTAAATGTAGATGATGTAGTCGTTGCTTTCAATGAGTCTAAT GAAAATCTAGTGacagagagaaaagagaaacccGTCTCCATGAATGCTTTTGAGCTCATTTGTAGGTCACAAAGTTTCAATCTTGACAGTTTGTTTGAGAAGCAAACG GGTCAAGTAAAGCAAGAAACAAGTTTTACTTCACAGTGCCCTGCAAATGAAATTATGTTTAAAATCGAGGAAGCAGCCAAGCCACTGGGCTTTAATGTACACAAGCGAAATTATAAG ATGAAGTTGCAAGGTGACAAGAGTGGGAGGAAGGGTCACCTTTCAGTGGCTACTGAG GACTCGAATCTAGCTTACAAGTGA
- the LOC114407830 gene encoding CBL-interacting serine/threonine-protein kinase 9-like isoform X1, whose product MSSMKVAKGRILVGKYELGKTIGEGSFAKVKFARNVQNGNYVAIKILDRKHVLRLNMMEQLMKEISTMKLINHPNVVRILEVLASKTKIYIVLEFVDGGELFDKIAANGRLKEDEARNYFQQLINAVDYCHSRGVYHRDLKPENLLDSNGVLKVSDFGLSTYSQKEDELLHTACGTPNYVAPEVLNDRGYVGSTSDIWSCGVILFVLMAGYLPFDEPTHMALYKKIGRAEFSCPSWFSPQAKKLLKHILDPNPLTRIKIPELLEDEWFKKGYKPTSFTEEEDLNVDDVVVAFNESNENLVTERKEKPVSMNAFELICRSQSFNLDSLFEKQTGQVKQETSFTSQCPANEIMFKIEEAAKPLGFNVHKRNYKMKLQGDKSGRKGHLSVATEVFEVAPSVHMVELRKTGGDTLEFHKFYKIFSSGLQDIVWHDTEGKKNMKN is encoded by the exons ATGAGCAGCATGAAGGTAGCGAAAGGGCGTATCCTGGTTGGTAAATACGAGTTGGGAAAAACAATTGGAGAGGGAAGCTTTGCCAAGGTGAAGTTCGCCAGGAACGTCCAGAACGGTAACTATGTCGCCATCAAAATCCTCGACCGTAAACATGTCCTCCGCCTCAACATGATGGAACAGCTCATGAAAGAAATATCAACCATGAAGTTAATCAATCACCCCAACGTTGTTAGAATACTTGAG GTGTTGGCAAGCAAAACAAAGATTTACATTGTTCTGGAGTTTGTTGATGGGGGAGAACTATTTGACAAAATT GCTGCAAATGGAAGACTTAAAGAAGATGAAGCAAGAAATTATTTCCAACAGCTTATTAATGCTGTTGATTACTGCCATAGTAGAGGCGTGTATCACAGAGATTTGAAG CCTGAGAATCTTCTAGACTCAAATGGTGTCCTTAAAGTTTCAGATTTTGGTTTGAGTACATACTCACAGAAA GAGGATGAACTGCTCCACACTGCATGTGGAACCCCAAATTATGTTGCACCTGAG GTGCTTAATGATAGAGGTTATGTTGGTTCTACATCTGATATTTGGTCTTGTGGAGTCATTCTCTTTGTACTTATGGCTGGGTACTTGCCTTTTGATGAACCAACTCATATGGCTCTGTACAAAAAA ATTGGCAGGGCAGAATTCTCTTGTCCATCATGGTTTTCGCCACAGGCAAAGAAATTGCTAAAACACATTCTTGACCCAAACCCTCTAACG aggataAAAATTCCTGAGCTCTTAGAAGATGAATGGTTCAAAAAAGGATACAAGCCAACATCCTTCACTGAGGAAGAGGATCTAAATGTAGATGATGTAGTCGTTGCTTTCAATGAGTCTAAT GAAAATCTAGTGacagagagaaaagagaaacccGTCTCCATGAATGCTTTTGAGCTCATTTGTAGGTCACAAAGTTTCAATCTTGACAGTTTGTTTGAGAAGCAAACG GGTCAAGTAAAGCAAGAAACAAGTTTTACTTCACAGTGCCCTGCAAATGAAATTATGTTTAAAATCGAGGAAGCAGCCAAGCCACTGGGCTTTAATGTACACAAGCGAAATTATAAG ATGAAGTTGCAAGGTGACAAGAGTGGGAGGAAGGGTCACCTTTCAGTGGCTACTGAG GTTTTTGAAGTGGCGCCATCCGTGCATATGGTGGAGCTGCGAAAGACAGGGGGTGATACATTAGAGTTTCATAAG TTCTACAAAATATTCTCATCAGGGTTGCAAGACATAGTGTGGCATGAtactgaaggaaaaaaaaatatgaagaattAA